From one Montipora capricornis isolate CH-2021 chromosome 10, ASM3666992v2, whole genome shotgun sequence genomic stretch:
- the LOC138019243 gene encoding thyroxine 5-deiodinase-like, whose translation MIKMSLAAKILQKLFIYSFLVVVFALGWLLKAFPVFKSVISLAMCKMTDTSLPPEIYWDSLFSWKMLQNVYHSLLIDINKKVKLGSKAYNSPVVSIDGKHCHRLLDFSRAHRPLVINFGSSTCPVFMEMLRNYRHLKDQFSKFADFAVVYIEEAHPEDGWAFKGTSHIPMHRTLEERCKAAQEMVSSVDLSGFFLAVDTMLNAANIAYGAIPIRLYIVQDRKVTYQGGAGPLFYRMHEISKWLQDYRAKLSRGDQRLNRG comes from the exons ATGATCAAAATGTCTTTGGCggccaaaattttgcaaaaattgttcaTTTACTCTTTCCTAGTTGTTGTCTTCGCACTCGGGTGGCTTCTGAAAGCGTTTCCAGTTTTCAAGTCAGTTATCAGCTTGGCCATGTGCAAAATGACTGACACTTCGTTACCGCCAGAAATTTACTGGGATTCCCTGTTCAGCTGGAAAATGCTACAAAATGTTTATCACAGTCTGCTCATTGACATCAACAAAAAGGTCAAACTTGGCAGCAAGGCCTATAATTCCCCAGTGGTGTCTATAGACGGAAAACACTGTCATAGACTTTTGGATTTTTCAAGGGCCCATCGTCCGCTTGTTATCAATTTTGGCAGTTCAACCTGCCCTGTATTCATGGAAATGCTACGGAACTACCGTCACTTGAAAGACCAGttttcaaagttcgctgatTTCGCTGTAGTGTACATTGAAGAAGCACATCCAGAGGATGGTTGGGCTTTCAAG GGAACGAGCCACATCCCGATGCACCGCACACTCGAGGAAAGATGTAAAGCTGCTCAGGAAATGGTTTCATCGGTTGACCTTTCCGGGTTTTTCTTAGCGGTCGATACGATGTTGAACGCGGCGAACATAGCTTATGGCGCAATACCCATTCGTTTATACATTGTGCAAGACAGAAAAGTCACTTATCAAGGTGGCGCTGGACCACTGTTCTACAGAATGCACGAGATATCGAAATGGTTACAAGATTACCGAGCAAAATTAAGCAGAGGTGACCAGCGCCTAAATCGCGGATAA